GGTGGCGACGTCGATGACCTCGGCGCTGATCCCTTCGGCGTCCAGCTTCTCGGCGGCCTCCAGCGCTTCCTTCACCTGCGCGCCCCAGGTCACCAGGGTCACGTCGGTGCCGTCGCGCAGCACGTAGCAGACGTCCAGCGGCAGGGCCTCGCCGTCGTCGGGCACGACCTCCTTGTACTGGCGGTAGATGCGCTTGGGTTCGAAGAAGATCACCGGGTCGGGCTCGCGGATCGCCGCCAGCAGCATGCCGTAGGCGCGCTGCGGCGATGACGGCATGACCACGCGCAGGCCGGGCACGTTGGTGAAGATCGCCTCGTTGGCCTCGCTGTGGTGCTCCGGCGCACGGATGCCGCCGCCCCAGGGCACGCGCAGCACCATCGGGCAGGTCAGCCGGCCGCGGGTGCGATAGCGCATGCGCGCGGCGTGGCAGACGATGAAGTCGACCATCGGGTACATGAAGCCGTCGAACTGGGCCTCGGCGATCGGGCGCATACCCTGGCTGGCCATGCCGACGGTCAGGCCGGCGATGGTGGTCTCGTCCAGCGGCGTGTCGATGATGCGCTCGGAGCCGAACTTGGCGTGCAGGCCGGCGGTAGCGCG
The genomic region above belongs to Lysobacter avium and contains:
- a CDS encoding alpha-ketoacid dehydrogenase subunit beta, which encodes MSTTTNAPAAITLIEALTQAMDYELRADDSVVVLGEDVGVNGGVFRATAGLHAKFGSERIIDTPLDETTIAGLTVGMASQGMRPIAEAQFDGFMYPMVDFIVCHAARMRYRTRGRLTCPMVLRVPWGGGIRAPEHHSEANEAIFTNVPGLRVVMPSSPQRAYGMLLAAIREPDPVIFFEPKRIYRQYKEVVPDDGEALPLDVCYVLRDGTDVTLVTWGAQVKEALEAAEKLDAEGISAEVIDVATLRPLDFATIAESVSRTGRCVIVHEAPKTAGFGAEIAARLAEESMYDLVAPVERVTGYDTHIPLFRLEMKYLPSVERVVEAARRAMAAS